Proteins encoded by one window of Campylobacter concisus:
- a CDS encoding nitric-oxide reductase large subunit translates to MREYKKYWLALVAVLVICFSILGYYGVEVYRSSPPVVNFTDENGNVVIDKESIYKGQEAWQSIGGMQVGSVWGHGAYQAPDWSADWLHKELVIFLELKADEIYHSKYADLNDEQKANLKVLLKKEYRENGVKDDKIVLSSDRLKAMKQVSQEYSSLFGNDPKFKSLREAYAMKENTLPNASDRDDLNNFFFWSAWATAANRPNSDATYTNNWPHEPLIDNVPTSENIFWSIASVVILIAGIGFLVWFSSFYGKKDDEKLEAISEDPLSKLSLTPSQKALKKYLFVTLALFAFQILIGGFTAHYTVEGQEFYGINLSAYIPYSLARTWHIQASIFWIATGFLAGGLFLAPIINGGKDPKFQKLGVDLLFYALLILVVGSFAGEYLAIANIMPINLSFWFGHQGYEYIELGRVWQIILFVGLVIWMLLLLRGFIGGFKNKGDKNLLAIFAASAVAVGLFYGAGLFYGQRSPLPVMEYWRWWVVHLWVEGFFEVFATASLAFVFVSLGLVSKRFATFSTLASASLFLVGGIPGTFHHLYFAGTTTPIMAVGASFSALEVVPLVLLGAEAYEHYRLQFAQTWAKTLKWPLYCFIAVAFWNMLGAGVFGFLINPPISLFYIQGLNTTPVHGHAALFGVYGFLALGFVWLVATYLFKGQEFDEKLMKVGFWGLNIGLMLMIVLSLLPIGIYQAFASLEQGMWYARSAELLQQSHLQNLRWVRMIGDTILIIGGISFLAQLLKFMLNKKA, encoded by the coding sequence ATGCGTGAATACAAAAAGTATTGGCTAGCACTTGTTGCAGTACTAGTAATTTGCTTTAGTATTTTAGGCTACTACGGCGTTGAGGTTTATAGAAGCTCGCCACCAGTTGTAAATTTTACAGATGAGAATGGCAATGTCGTGATCGACAAAGAGAGCATCTATAAAGGTCAAGAGGCCTGGCAAAGCATAGGAGGTATGCAAGTTGGCTCTGTTTGGGGACACGGCGCATATCAAGCACCTGATTGGAGCGCGGACTGGCTTCATAAAGAGTTAGTTATATTTTTAGAGTTAAAAGCAGATGAAATTTACCACTCAAAATATGCTGACTTAAATGATGAACAAAAAGCAAATCTAAAAGTTCTACTTAAAAAAGAGTACCGAGAAAATGGCGTAAAAGACGATAAAATCGTACTTAGTAGCGATAGATTAAAGGCTATGAAACAAGTAAGCCAAGAGTATTCATCACTTTTTGGAAATGACCCTAAGTTTAAATCTTTAAGAGAAGCTTATGCGATGAAAGAAAATACTCTTCCAAATGCTTCTGATAGAGATGATCTTAATAACTTTTTCTTCTGGTCAGCCTGGGCAACCGCAGCAAATAGACCTAACAGCGATGCTACATACACAAACAACTGGCCACACGAGCCACTAATCGATAATGTACCAACAAGCGAAAATATCTTTTGGTCAATCGCAAGCGTTGTAATACTTATTGCTGGTATTGGATTTCTTGTTTGGTTTAGCTCTTTTTATGGCAAAAAAGATGATGAAAAGTTGGAAGCTATTAGCGAAGATCCACTTAGTAAATTAAGCCTAACTCCATCTCAAAAAGCTCTTAAAAAATATCTTTTTGTAACTTTGGCTCTTTTTGCATTTCAAATTTTAATAGGTGGCTTTACGGCTCACTATACAGTCGAAGGACAAGAATTTTACGGTATAAACTTATCAGCTTATATTCCTTATTCACTTGCTAGAACATGGCACATTCAGGCTAGTATTTTCTGGATTGCGACAGGATTTTTAGCAGGCGGTCTTTTCCTAGCACCTATTATAAATGGCGGTAAAGATCCAAAATTCCAAAAGCTTGGCGTAGATTTATTATTTTACGCACTACTAATCCTTGTAGTTGGCAGTTTTGCTGGTGAGTATTTAGCGATCGCAAATATTATGCCTATAAATTTAAGCTTCTGGTTTGGACACCAAGGATACGAATATATCGAGCTTGGACGTGTTTGGCAAATTATTTTATTTGTTGGCCTTGTCATTTGGATGCTACTTTTACTTCGCGGATTTATCGGCGGATTTAAGAACAAAGGTGACAAAAATTTACTTGCTATCTTTGCAGCTTCAGCAGTTGCAGTTGGATTATTTTACGGAGCAGGATTATTTTATGGTCAAAGAAGTCCACTTCCAGTGATGGAATACTGGCGCTGGTGGGTTGTACACCTTTGGGTTGAAGGCTTTTTTGAGGTATTTGCTACCGCTTCACTTGCTTTTGTATTTGTTAGTCTTGGTCTTGTTTCAAAGAGATTTGCTACGTTCTCAACACTTGCGAGTGCATCACTTTTTTTAGTAGGCGGAATTCCAGGAACTTTCCACCACTTATATTTTGCGGGCACTACAACACCTATAATGGCAGTTGGCGCTAGCTTCTCAGCACTTGAGGTAGTTCCTCTTGTATTGCTTGGTGCTGAAGCTTATGAGCATTACAGACTTCAGTTTGCTCAAACTTGGGCTAAGACATTAAAATGGCCACTTTACTGCTTTATCGCAGTTGCTTTCTGGAATATGCTAGGCGCTGGTGTATTTGGATTTTTAATCAATCCTCCGATTTCACTATTTTATATCCAAGGCCTAAATACGACTCCAGTCCACGGACATGCTGCACTATTTGGTGTTTATGGATTTTTGGCACTTGGATTTGTTTGGCTAGTGGCTACTTATCTATTCAAAGGTCAAGAATTTGACGAGAAACTTATGAAAGTAGGCTTTTGGGGCTTAAATATAGGCCTTATGCTAATGATCGTGCTTTCACTACTTCCAATAGGAATTTATCAAGCATTTGCAAGCCTAGAGCAAGGCATGTGGTATGCAAGAAGCGCTGAACTTTTACAACAATCACACTTACAAAATTTAAGATGGGTAAGAATGATTGGTGATACGATTTTAATAATCGGTGGAATCAGCTTCCTTGCACAACTTCTAAAATTTATGCTTAATAAAAAAGCTTAA